A segment of the Ramlibacter agri genome:
CAGATGGCCGAGTTCGTCTGCCATGCGGTGATCCGCCACTTCCGCGAATTCGATGGCTACGAGCGCGACGAAGAGCAGGGCAAGTGGGGCTTCCGCAAGCCGCGCCTGCGCAGCGACTATCCGGTCGGCGTGATGGGCCTCGGCGTTCTGGGCCAGCGCGTGGCGCAGGCGCTCGCGGCCTTCGAGTTCCCGGTGCGGGGCTGGAGCCGCGCGACCAAAGACGTGCCGGGCGTGCAGTGCTTCCACGGCGAGCAGGGCTTCCAGGATTTCCTGGCCGGCACGCGCGTGCTGGTCTGCCTGCTGCCGCTGACGGACGACACGCGCGACATCATGAACCGCGCCAACCTGTCGCGGCTGCTGCCGGGCGGCTACGTGGTGAACGTGGCGCGCGGTGCGCACCTCGTCGACGAGGACCTGCTCGCGCTCCTGGACAGCGGCCACCTCGCAGGCGCCGCGCTCGACGTGTTCCGCACCGAGCCGCTGCCCGCGGACCACCCCTTCTGGCGCCACCCGAAAGTGACGGTGACGCCGCACACCTCCGCGCGCACGCTGCGCGACGAAAGCATCGCCCAGATCGCGCGCAAGCTGCGCGCCTTCGAGCGCGGAGAACCCATTGCCGGCGTGGTCGACCGGAAGAAAGGATACTGAAGCCATGCGTTACCCCGCCAAGGTCAAGCTCGTCGACGTCGGTCCGCGCGACGGCCTGCAGAACGAGAAGCAGCCGGTCCCGGCCGAGGTC
Coding sequences within it:
- a CDS encoding 2-hydroxyacid dehydrogenase, giving the protein MRIAVCCTDQKVAPWIEGLAAALPEAEVFEWRPDAPEADHAVVWAPPQAFFDAQPRLKGVFNTGAGVDALLKLQLPPQATLVRLDDAGMSVQMAEFVCHAVIRHFREFDGYERDEEQGKWGFRKPRLRSDYPVGVMGLGVLGQRVAQALAAFEFPVRGWSRATKDVPGVQCFHGEQGFQDFLAGTRVLVCLLPLTDDTRDIMNRANLSRLLPGGYVVNVARGAHLVDEDLLALLDSGHLAGAALDVFRTEPLPADHPFWRHPKVTVTPHTSARTLRDESIAQIARKLRAFERGEPIAGVVDRKKGY